The following proteins are co-located in the Fusobacteria bacterium ZRK30 genome:
- a CDS encoding NAD(P)H-dependent oxidoreductase subunit E codes for MSCKNTLKQECFKQLDEFIIGLPEKNGALISVLHKAQEIFGYLPTEIQEFIADRLDLPLAKIYGVVSFYSFFTMTPKGKYPISVCMGTACFVRGADKVLKDLENKLGIKAGETTLDGLYSIDALRCVGACGLAPVVLVGEEVFGKDEARDIDGILAKFN; via the coding sequence ATGTCTTGTAAAAACACGTTAAAGCAAGAATGTTTTAAACAATTAGATGAATTTATAATTGGATTACCTGAAAAAAATGGAGCACTAATATCAGTTCTACATAAGGCTCAAGAAATATTTGGATATCTTCCAACAGAGATCCAAGAGTTTATTGCTGATAGGTTGGACTTACCTTTAGCTAAAATATATGGAGTAGTAAGTTTCTATTCATTCTTTACGATGACTCCTAAGGGTAAATATCCTATCTCTGTCTGTATGGGGACAGCTTGTTTCGTAAGGGGAGCAGATAAGGTTTTAAAAGATTTAGAAAATAAATTAGGAATTAAAGCAGGGGAAACAACACTAGATGGATTATATTCAATAGATGCTTTAAGATGCGTAGGAGCTTGTGGATTAGCACCTGTTGTATTAGTTGGTGAAGAGGTATTTGGTAAAGATGAAGCCCGTGATATTGATGGGATCTTAGCAAAATTTAATTAA
- a CDS encoding NADH-quinone oxidoreductase subunit NuoF yields MAYKKHVLICGGTGCLSSKGGAIAENIESLLVEKGMSEEVQVIKTGCFGFCEKGPIVKIVPDNTFYVEVKPEDAARIVEEDLIKGEKIETLLFRDPVTKKRIEDSDHMEFYKKQQRIALRNCGLIDPENINEYFGNRGYQALGKVLTEMTQQEVIDEMKLSGLRGRGGGGFPTGLKWQFALNNDADQKYVVCNADEGDPGAFMDRSILEGDAHSVIEAMAICGYSTGATKGLVYIRAEYPLAINRLKNAMAQAKEYGMLGENILNSGFDFDIEIKYGAGAFVCGEETALIHSMEGERGEPTSKPPFPAESGYWGKPTNVNNVETFANIPEIILNGGEWYKGIGTEKSSGTKVFALAGKINNVGLVEVPMGTTLREVIFEIGGGIRNGKKFKAVQTGGPSGGCLTEKDLDVKIDFDSLTAIGSMMGSGGMIVLDEDDCMVSVSKFYLEFTVEESCGKCTPCRIGNKRLLEILEKITKGNGTMKDLELLKELSETIKDTSLCGLGQTAPNPILSTLNNFWDEYVAHVVDKKCPAGSCEDLLTYSINDKCIGCTACARVCPVNCIAGKVKEMHVIDAEKCIKCGACYDKCKFGAIDRG; encoded by the coding sequence ATGGCTTATAAGAAACATGTCCTAATTTGTGGAGGGACAGGCTGTTTATCATCAAAAGGTGGAGCGATAGCTGAGAATATAGAAAGCTTACTGGTAGAAAAAGGTATGAGTGAAGAAGTACAGGTAATCAAAACAGGATGTTTTGGATTTTGTGAAAAAGGACCAATCGTAAAGATCGTTCCTGACAATACATTTTATGTAGAAGTTAAGCCCGAGGATGCTGCTAGAATAGTAGAGGAAGACTTAATTAAGGGTGAAAAGATAGAAACTTTATTATTTAGAGACCCTGTTACTAAAAAAAGAATAGAAGATTCTGATCATATGGAATTTTATAAAAAACAACAAAGAATAGCTCTTAGAAACTGTGGATTAATAGATCCAGAAAATATCAATGAGTACTTTGGAAATAGAGGATACCAGGCATTAGGTAAAGTATTAACAGAGATGACTCAGCAAGAGGTAATCGATGAAATGAAGCTATCTGGTCTCCGTGGAAGAGGGGGAGGAGGATTCCCTACAGGTTTAAAATGGCAGTTTGCACTAAATAATGATGCAGATCAAAAATATGTAGTATGTAATGCAGATGAAGGAGATCCGGGAGCATTCATGGATAGATCTATCCTAGAAGGAGATGCACATTCTGTAATCGAAGCAATGGCAATTTGTGGATATTCTACTGGAGCAACTAAAGGATTAGTTTATATAAGAGCTGAATATCCATTAGCTATAAACAGATTGAAAAATGCCATGGCTCAGGCTAAAGAATATGGGATGTTAGGAGAGAATATCTTAAATTCAGGATTTGATTTCGATATCGAGATTAAATATGGAGCTGGAGCATTTGTATGTGGAGAAGAAACTGCACTTATTCATTCGATGGAAGGAGAAAGGGGAGAACCTACTTCAAAACCTCCATTCCCAGCTGAATCAGGATACTGGGGGAAACCGACAAATGTAAACAACGTTGAAACTTTTGCTAATATTCCAGAGATCATCTTAAATGGTGGAGAATGGTATAAAGGTATAGGAACGGAAAAATCATCTGGAACTAAGGTATTTGCTTTAGCAGGGAAAATAAATAACGTAGGTTTAGTAGAAGTACCTATGGGAACTACCCTTAGAGAGGTAATCTTTGAGATTGGTGGCGGAATTAGAAATGGAAAGAAATTTAAAGCTGTTCAAACAGGAGGACCATCTGGTGGATGTCTTACTGAAAAAGATTTAGATGTTAAAATTGATTTTGATTCATTGACGGCTATCGGATCTATGATGGGATCTGGTGGAATGATCGTATTGGACGAAGATGACTGTATGGTTTCTGTATCTAAATTCTATTTAGAATTTACAGTGGAAGAGTCTTGTGGAAAATGTACGCCATGTAGGATTGGAAACAAGAGATTATTAGAGATATTAGAAAAGATAACTAAAGGAAATGGAACTATGAAAGACCTTGAATTATTAAAAGAGTTATCTGAAACTATAAAGGATACATCATTATGCGGATTAGGTCAAACTGCTCCTAACCCTATCCTTTCAACTCTGAATAATTTCTGGGATGAATATGTAGCCCATGTAGTAGACAAAAAATGTCCGGCAGGATCATGTGAAGATCTATTAACTTATTCAATCAATGATAAATGTATCGGCTGTACCGCTTGTGCTAGAGTATGCCCAGTTAATTGTATTGCAGGAAAAGTTAAAGAAATGCATGTAATCGACGCTGAAAAATGTATCAAGTGTGGAGCTTGTTATGATAAATGTAAATTTGGAGCGATAGACAGAGGATAA